Proteins found in one archaeon genomic segment:
- a CDS encoding Lrp/AsnC family transcriptional regulator: MDEKDVRIFCEIAFRDLSYSSTTQRHVSPTEIGRKLGLDEKTVRTRIAAMEKDGFIKYYQAMPSLALFDKKVLGLYRLEAMNIHTKHKVIQSVPEIPGIVEAIDYLGPKVSVDLAGESPDSVKAVADQVARRFELTPMSLGLREVRPITVRVDRLDWQLIKELRYDARMTTTAIAKDLSITPRMAEYRIEKLLDDGALLIRAVVNTQKQAGLVFYELEISMDEAKKGALLDALKKTFEDKFWNVSSPSPGLILANLFGFTLGEPEDAALSVSKLPGVRYCHLLILKETIEPKPSWADRLIDEKIAA, translated from the coding sequence ATGGACGAAAAGGACGTCAGGATCTTCTGCGAGATAGCCTTCAGGGACCTCAGTTACAGCTCCACCACGCAGCGCCACGTCAGCCCGACCGAGATCGGGAGGAAGCTGGGCCTCGACGAGAAGACGGTCAGGACCCGGATCGCAGCGATGGAGAAGGACGGCTTCATCAAGTACTACCAGGCGATGCCGAGCCTCGCCCTCTTCGACAAGAAGGTCCTCGGGCTCTACAGGCTCGAGGCGATGAACATCCACACGAAGCACAAGGTGATCCAGAGCGTCCCGGAGATTCCGGGGATAGTCGAGGCGATAGACTACCTCGGCCCCAAGGTCTCGGTCGACCTAGCGGGCGAATCCCCAGACAGCGTGAAGGCAGTCGCCGACCAGGTCGCGAGACGGTTCGAGCTGACTCCGATGAGCCTCGGGCTCAGGGAGGTGCGCCCCATCACCGTCCGGGTTGACCGGCTCGACTGGCAGCTGATCAAGGAGCTCAGGTACGACGCAAGGATGACAACAACAGCCATCGCCAAGGACCTCTCGATCACGCCACGCATGGCAGAGTACAGGATCGAAAAGCTCCTCGACGACGGAGCCCTCCTGATCAGGGCCGTCGTCAACACCCAGAAGCAGGCCGGACTGGTCTTTTACGAGCTCGAGATCTCGATGGACGAGGCGAAGAAGGGCGCTCTCCTCGATGCACTGAAGAAGACGTTCGAAGACAAGTTCTGGAACGTAAGCTCTCCCTCGCCCGGCCTCATCCTTGCGAACCTCTTCGGCTTTACCCTCGGAGAGCCCGAGGATGCCGCCCTTTCGGTCTCAAAGCTACCGGGCGTCAGATACTGCCACCTGCTGATCCTCAAGGAAACGATAGAGCCGAAGCCGAGCTGGGCCGACCGTCTCATCGATGAGAAGATCGCTGCCTAG
- a CDS encoding DUF72 domain-containing protein, with product MTNRVWVGVSGFSYASWRGKFYPETTKSEEFLPFYSKNLRTVEINSSFYAPPRAEVVKGWGEKVSKEFRFSFKAPKLVTHTLKLGKGSAEASERFSATLEELGEKRGPALFQLPPFLKQDQKLLEGFLTETSKIKGRVFEFRHESWLQDSTYELLEKHGAGFCVAETEDLAPVLKATGGLAYFRLRLDSYDAKAVDAWAGKIGKLVRGLPEAFVYLRHDETGENAVLAKRLAEKLSV from the coding sequence TTGACGAACAGGGTTTGGGTCGGCGTCTCGGGGTTCAGCTACGCTTCATGGAGGGGGAAGTTCTATCCCGAAACGACCAAGAGCGAGGAATTCTTGCCGTTCTATTCCAAGAATCTGCGGACCGTCGAGATCAACAGCTCGTTCTACGCTCCGCCCAGAGCAGAGGTGGTGAAGGGCTGGGGCGAGAAGGTCAGCAAAGAGTTCAGATTCTCCTTCAAGGCGCCGAAACTGGTTACGCACACCCTGAAGCTCGGGAAGGGCTCCGCAGAGGCTTCCGAGAGGTTCTCTGCGACCTTGGAGGAGCTGGGGGAGAAGAGAGGGCCTGCCTTGTTCCAGCTTCCACCCTTCTTGAAGCAGGACCAGAAGCTCCTGGAAGGATTCCTGACGGAGACCTCGAAGATCAAGGGCCGGGTCTTTGAGTTCAGGCACGAGTCATGGCTCCAGGACTCCACCTACGAGCTCCTGGAGAAGCACGGGGCTGGGTTCTGCGTGGCGGAGACGGAGGACTTGGCGCCGGTCTTGAAGGCGACGGGAGGGCTCGCCTACTTCCGCCTGAGGCTGGACTCGTACGATGCGAAAGCAGTCGACGCCTGGGCCGGGAAGATCGGGAAGTTGGTCAGAGGCCTTCCTGAGGCCTTTGTCTATCTCCGGCACGACGAGACGGGAGAGAACGCGGTACTCGCGAAGAGGCTGGCCGAGAAGTTGTCGGTCTGA
- a CDS encoding Lrp/AsnC family transcriptional regulator — MDTSDARLFCLLKDCYFEPTSASVRRPGPREVAKMVQMDVRTVKARVRNWERSGLLQYYQAIPNYRLFGIRSTSFMVEMADPSEKEAALGKIHLIDGVTSVLDFLGDKILVWLVYEDEDQLAKRHALLEEVTKSRKIQRFLDEPFGPVETQLSGLDWQILGAMRRGAMKPIGRIADELGVTRKTVRAHLEKLVASNAFFVRSIFDVTRVKGLIFFGIAVALESELREEAIKELDLVVTCSVNCFVKMVTRSGSVFLAMWAEDLEGVENSMLSARRIRGVKSVELMLYKRVTEYPQLVDGLIERKVSEAARARAPVPLPRRGRV; from the coding sequence TTGGATACCTCTGATGCCCGCCTGTTCTGCCTGCTCAAGGACTGCTACTTTGAGCCGACTTCCGCATCCGTGAGAAGGCCTGGGCCCAGGGAGGTCGCAAAGATGGTCCAGATGGACGTGAGGACGGTCAAGGCCAGGGTCAGGAACTGGGAAAGGAGCGGGCTCCTCCAATACTATCAGGCGATCCCCAACTATCGGCTCTTCGGGATCAGGTCGACCTCGTTCATGGTCGAGATGGCAGACCCGAGTGAGAAGGAGGCAGCTTTGGGGAAGATCCACCTGATCGATGGCGTCACCTCGGTCTTGGACTTCCTTGGGGACAAGATCCTGGTCTGGCTCGTGTACGAAGACGAGGACCAGCTGGCGAAGAGGCACGCCCTCCTTGAGGAGGTGACGAAGAGCAGGAAGATTCAGAGGTTCCTGGACGAGCCGTTCGGCCCGGTCGAGACGCAGCTCTCAGGCCTGGACTGGCAGATTCTGGGTGCGATGAGGAGGGGAGCGATGAAGCCCATCGGGAGGATTGCGGACGAGCTTGGCGTGACCAGAAAGACCGTCAGGGCGCACCTCGAGAAGCTAGTCGCCTCTAACGCGTTCTTCGTCAGGAGCATCTTCGACGTGACAAGGGTCAAAGGGCTCATCTTCTTCGGGATCGCGGTCGCCCTTGAATCGGAGCTGAGGGAGGAAGCGATCAAGGAGCTGGACCTGGTGGTCACCTGTTCGGTGAACTGTTTTGTGAAGATGGTCACTCGCTCAGGGAGCGTCTTCCTCGCGATGTGGGCCGAAGACCTGGAAGGCGTGGAGAACTCGATGCTGTCGGCCAGAAGGATTCGCGGCGTCAAGTCGGTAGAACTCATGCTGTACAAGCGGGTCACGGAGTATCCGCAGTTGGTCGACGGCCTGATTGAGCGGAAGGTAAGCGAGGCAGCTCGGGCAAGGGCACCTGTTCCACTACCTAGGAGAGGAAGGGTTTGA
- a CDS encoding SRPBCC domain-containing protein, translating to MARFTRTQEVQAPPERVFQSLTDVEKFPELFPDIFKKMEVVGAEGSSRIILCEEKWAGRSFRYKMKETLSPPDKIEHSITEGNGKGSMETINLEKTPGGTRLTMVMDAKGLAAAVLGRLFRKQFEAEMSHIFDGYMKVVEAESRDSGLKV from the coding sequence ATGGCACGATTCACCAGAACGCAGGAAGTTCAGGCTCCCCCCGAGAGGGTTTTTCAGAGCCTCACCGACGTGGAAAAGTTCCCCGAACTCTTTCCCGACATCTTCAAGAAAATGGAAGTGGTCGGAGCTGAAGGTTCCTCCCGAATCATCCTCTGTGAGGAGAAGTGGGCGGGCCGCAGCTTCAGGTACAAGATGAAGGAGACTCTCTCTCCGCCCGATAAGATAGAGCACTCCATCACCGAGGGCAACGGCAAAGGCAGCATGGAGACCATCAACCTCGAGAAGACTCCGGGCGGGACCCGGTTGACGATGGTCATGGATGCGAAGGGACTCGCAGCTGCGGTCCTCGGAAGGCTCTTCCGCAAGCAGTTCGAGGCAGAGATGAGCCACATCTTCGACGGCTACATGAAGGTCGTCGAAGCAGAGTCGAGAGACTCGGGTCTGAAGGTCTAG
- a CDS encoding VOC family protein: MLAKHVPEGFHTLTPYLHVKGAAALIEFLGRAFGAEEVNRVSKPDGTVAHSQVRIGDSMLELSEAHGKWQPMPCAIHLYVSDVDDAYRQAIGSGAESLYEPMDQDYGDREAGVKDVAGNVWYIATRKGA; this comes from the coding sequence GTGTTGGCGAAACATGTTCCCGAAGGCTTCCACACCCTGACGCCGTATCTGCACGTCAAAGGGGCAGCGGCCCTGATTGAATTCCTAGGTCGGGCGTTCGGGGCCGAAGAGGTCAACCGGGTCTCGAAGCCAGACGGGACAGTGGCTCACTCTCAGGTCAGGATAGGCGACTCGATGCTCGAGCTGAGCGAGGCGCATGGCAAGTGGCAGCCGATGCCCTGCGCTATCCACCTCTATGTGAGCGACGTCGACGACGCCTACAGGCAGGCGATAGGGTCTGGAGCCGAGTCTCTGTACGAACCTATGGACCAGGACTACGGTGACAGGGAGGCCGGCGTCAAGGACGTGGCGGGGAACGTGTGGTACATCGCGACCCGCAAAGGCGCCTAG
- a CDS encoding isoprenylcysteine carboxylmethyltransferase family protein, whose protein sequence is MADTTPAETGKAKSADRWLLPVLGRAVVIAGLAVSAFDIVILRHGRFIPGAFEGLGLALFVAGIAIYVAARLTLGRFFSETVEIKPGHRLIMRGPYRYIRHPIYLAVILFAFSIPTVLGSLYGFVTILALMPMLIVRVRFEEKVLASTFGQEYVEYVRKTKRLIPYIY, encoded by the coding sequence ATGGCGGACACTACTCCTGCGGAGACGGGAAAAGCAAAGTCGGCCGATAGGTGGCTGCTCCCTGTACTGGGCCGCGCGGTCGTCATTGCGGGCCTCGCCGTCAGTGCGTTTGACATAGTGATCCTCCGGCACGGGAGGTTCATCCCCGGTGCTTTCGAAGGGCTTGGACTCGCCTTGTTTGTTGCCGGGATAGCCATCTACGTAGCCGCACGTCTGACCCTTGGGAGGTTCTTCTCGGAGACAGTGGAGATCAAACCTGGGCACAGGTTGATCATGCGCGGGCCTTATCGCTACATCAGGCACCCAATCTACTTGGCCGTGATCCTCTTCGCGTTCTCGATTCCCACCGTCCTTGGCAGTCTCTACGGCTTCGTGACCATACTGGCGTTGATGCCGATGCTGATCGTCAGGGTCAGATTTGAGGAGAAGGTCCTTGCTTCCACCTTCGGGCAGGAATACGTGGAATACGTCCGTAAGACAAAGCGGCTGATACCCTACATCTATTGA
- a CDS encoding alpha/beta hydrolase has product MPGAWLGGWVWERIVRMLKEKGHEAVPVTLTGMGDRVHLVSKDVGIETAIQDVLNLIEYNDLEDFVLVGHSFAGKVVASVADRVPKKVRLLLYLDAFRPQKVGTPQGSFTDAAGAGLTIPLTDEILNSIGKDVQGADLEWLRSKATPWPTRYAGDPITISAALDSVKKAYIFCTLGGDSLEEILKEELDGPKRIIESGHWPMITKPDELVRDLLQLSEG; this is encoded by the coding sequence GTGCCCGGGGCCTGGCTGGGAGGCTGGGTCTGGGAGAGGATTGTTCGCATGCTCAAGGAAAAGGGGCACGAAGCGGTCCCCGTCACTCTTACTGGAATGGGAGATAGGGTCCACCTCGTTTCCAAGGACGTCGGAATTGAGACAGCGATTCAGGACGTACTGAACCTGATAGAGTACAACGACCTCGAAGATTTCGTCCTGGTCGGACACAGCTTCGCCGGGAAAGTGGTGGCGTCCGTGGCGGACCGTGTGCCCAAGAAGGTGAGGCTGCTTCTCTACCTAGACGCCTTCCGGCCTCAGAAGGTCGGGACGCCACAGGGGAGTTTCACCGATGCGGCCGGCGCAGGACTGACGATCCCTCTCACGGATGAGATCCTCAATAGCATAGGGAAGGACGTGCAAGGCGCAGACCTCGAGTGGTTGCGGTCCAAGGCAACACCCTGGCCCACGAGGTACGCTGGCGACCCCATCACCATCTCAGCCGCCCTTGACTCGGTGAAGAAGGCCTACATCTTCTGCACCCTCGGAGGTGACAGCTTAGAGGAGATCCTGAAGGAGGAACTCGACGGTCCGAAGAGGATAATCGAATCGGGTCACTGGCCCATGATAACGAAGCCGGACGAGCTCGTCAGAGACCTGCTCCAGTTGTCCGAGGGCTGA
- a CDS encoding cupin domain-containing protein: MPIKTPFLKLPEEGRSLSLGGLGVIFKVLPQDTGGALAVVEHPIEAGRLVRPHIHTREDEVSYTTKGEVGIRVGELESKAGPGTWVFKPRGVQHTFWNAGTEEARLIEIITPGAFANYFEELAGILNKGGQPNEAKLAELRNRYGLSFSSEWVPTLKARFGLRLVGEEG; this comes from the coding sequence ATGCCAATCAAGACGCCGTTCCTGAAGCTTCCTGAAGAAGGCAGGTCGTTATCGCTGGGAGGGTTGGGCGTGATCTTCAAGGTCCTACCTCAAGACACGGGCGGAGCACTTGCGGTCGTCGAGCATCCTATAGAAGCGGGTAGGCTGGTCAGGCCGCACATCCACACCCGCGAAGACGAAGTCTCGTACACTACCAAGGGGGAGGTCGGCATCAGAGTCGGTGAACTAGAGTCCAAGGCGGGACCCGGCACTTGGGTGTTCAAACCCAGGGGCGTCCAACACACCTTCTGGAATGCTGGAACGGAGGAGGCGAGACTCATAGAGATCATAACGCCAGGGGCGTTCGCCAACTATTTCGAAGAGTTGGCAGGAATTCTCAATAAGGGCGGGCAGCCCAATGAAGCGAAGCTCGCTGAGCTTCGCAACAGGTATGGACTGAGTTTCAGCTCAGAGTGGGTTCCGACATTGAAGGCAAGATTTGGCCTCAGGTTGGTCGGCGAGGAAGGATGA
- a CDS encoding alpha/beta hydrolase: MPKIQLADATLHYVESGAGQTVVLVHGGLADYRLWGVLSGALSPKFKVISYSRRGAFPNEAPQKDASGIPMHSADLAALISQLSEGPVHLVGESYGAYVAAHCALHNPDKVRSLAIDEPPILPLLMENDSDRAELEHFENDVLKPVLGCYKEGKPEDAARALLGFLEGSRDVYDSLPGEIKEAIMVNSGAMFEDLKGGFDGIKREEVAGLNAPTLLMKSELGPPLLKRVVDHLHLLVPKSAVTEIAGTSHGTIVDSPAYCACVLGFLSQF, from the coding sequence ATGCCGAAGATTCAACTCGCCGACGCAACCCTTCACTACGTCGAAAGTGGTGCCGGTCAGACAGTAGTGCTTGTCCACGGCGGCCTGGCTGACTACAGGCTCTGGGGCGTCCTGTCCGGGGCCCTCTCCCCAAAGTTCAAAGTAATTTCATACAGCCGTCGGGGTGCCTTCCCGAACGAAGCCCCTCAGAAAGACGCATCGGGGATACCGATGCATTCAGCAGACCTAGCAGCTCTGATTTCGCAGCTGTCCGAGGGCCCTGTCCACCTGGTCGGAGAGTCCTATGGTGCATACGTTGCGGCGCACTGCGCTCTCCACAACCCAGACAAGGTCCGTTCCCTCGCAATCGACGAGCCGCCGATCTTGCCCTTACTGATGGAGAACGATAGCGACAGGGCAGAGTTAGAGCACTTCGAAAACGACGTCCTGAAGCCAGTACTCGGGTGCTACAAAGAAGGGAAACCTGAAGACGCTGCCAGGGCCCTTCTTGGATTCCTAGAGGGGTCCCGTGACGTCTATGATTCTCTCCCAGGGGAAATCAAGGAGGCCATCATGGTTAATTCCGGAGCGATGTTCGAAGATCTGAAGGGAGGTTTCGACGGCATCAAGAGGGAAGAGGTGGCCGGGTTGAACGCTCCCACGTTGCTGATGAAGAGCGAGCTTGGGCCACCGCTCCTCAAGCGAGTAGTCGACCATCTTCACTTGCTGGTTCCGAAAAGTGCCGTAACTGAGATAGCAGGAACTTCCCACGGAACAATCGTCGACTCGCCGGCCTATTGCGCCTGCGTCCTGGGATTCCTCAGCCAGTTCTGA